The proteins below come from a single Mytilus edulis chromosome 5, xbMytEdul2.2, whole genome shotgun sequence genomic window:
- the LOC139525483 gene encoding uncharacterized protein yields the protein MEEEEELSADVSNIFKSIQAACEELTQRGQEYLLVTADPASQSCMKIGSDKGRQFLDVNSELVINFFSYCFGAQIIEDLGDQNETTNQADIPGSIVLDNLVTPIETINAVDKELGSTNTNLSDNHTEVLPDLQLVTQTADHKTCTSTITHTKKPEQQLISSGLPTSQSEKELITSREQEEKDLQKLEHSEKQISKETIGKEQPTELNCNNLSAQKELHEDISLSSDESILPQMFIRSQTLDIDSNEKISDEQADIVDVILASNENWNSSKTGNKNDSIKVQPKSGGLNDSTETQPETGGLIDSTELQSESSCLKDSAEVQSESSCLEDSTEAQSGSGGLNDSTKSQTHHESIKQDKSFVAEKMITRKGKQKHEKEKSTISSLDGEKKSQTFKEASNLMDEKKDISNGKPTKQAKKIPKTTTSEATLTKQKQAQNKNVMTIPAEKPVDTPTKPTCTVCKATFSRIHSLKGHMLIIHQLEVSMDELQRNAAKTTIEQKKEIMSPTSTKKKQAQNSASKSKSAKEIKITSDKNVKSLSVKETAETLSESYVSSQGQMIVQCGSIEQDVEIIRLCEKEKQVKGKLKIKSEPLSDEEQDDAEVHKVKRRKLFTRDEVDDNKRIKLENSDQESTEQDIVAQATIDLINSLSSGTSSKEGASLENSLIQSDDSIIVLEENHDENVPSPNKGKKNKKPEKKQEDVYCALCDKIFQKAFNLTIHNIRFHPSIIMKQFGVDMVTEVKQEQFFDDEDDIGLIDDQIEEDDDQHENLNDSTQENEEMDNSDSVVDPMDRLNEIKQNEQIKKYITITEQENNTLLLNCNNCQFSCEEFHQVLVHIARIHPELSANLDLMMSCFYGIKTFNKKCDECPLIFKSVSRLWNHIVQEHPESVENCSKKKRLRHLINKYKSKKSFVKCDICGEHLRSMRALDNHMSLHPEAGRRYQCPQCSQSFSTKPNMTRHFKQIHLEEKKFQCDICGRSFSQKETLRYHRQTHEEEKDKPRRFECHICNKKLRKKESLQIHLRQHEGIKPYICEYCGMAFTQNGNRNKHVQLIHNEDRSLECTKCGKSFKLQEHLKRHMKMHLIREGEIPADKTYLCEYAGCGARYTTSTQLKVHTMSKHTNERPWTCSNCNKGFTTRDKLLRHEQTHVEGLYDCEICHKKLPSKESLAIHTKYHEIGHESDHFEVSVHDFETVIIPQENGAPIKVQLAHSEPITTDIANVGGVSSEDTTYYLQTSKSDEVEEDTIQDDNTILVDPSVLESVLGATSDEQTVYYYVTGN from the exons atggaagaagaagaagaactaAGTGCTGATGTGTCAAACATATTCAAGTCTATACAAGCAGCA TGTGAAGAGCTAACACAGAGAGGACAGGAATATCTGTTAGTAACAGCTGACCCAGCCAGTCAAAGTTGCATGAAAATTGGATCTGATAAAGGGAGACAATTTCTGGATGTCAACTCAGAATTAGTCATAAACTTCTTTTCATACTGCTTTG GTGCACAAATAATTGAAGATCTTGGAGACCAGAATGAAACAACTAACCAGGCTGATATTCCTGGTAGCATAGTACTAGATAACTTAGTTACACCAATAGAAACAATTAATGCAGTGGATAAAGAACTAGGAAGTACAAATACTAATTTAAGTGATAACCATACAGAAGTATTACCTGACTTACAGTTAGTCACACAGACAGCTGATCATAAGACTTGTACTAGTACAATTACACATACAAAAAAACCTGAACAACAGCTTATAAGTTCAGGACTCCCAACAAGTCAGTCTGAGAAAGAGTTAATCACTTCTAGAGAACAAGAAGAAAAAGATCTTCAAAAGCTTGAACATTctgaaaaacaaatttcaaaagaaaCCATTGGTAAAGAACAACCCACAGAATTGAATTGTAACAATTTGTCTGCACAAAAAGAACTTCATGAAGACATATCTCTGTCATCTGATGAGAGTATATTACCTCAGATGTTCATTAGAAGTCAAACATTAGATATAGATTCAAATGAAAAGATAAGTGATGAACAAGCTGATATTGTTGATGTAATCCTTGCTAGTAATGAAAATTGGAATAGTTCAAAAACTGGTAATAAAAATGATTCCATAAAAGTACAACCTAAATCTGGTGGTCTGAATGATTCCACTGAAACACAACCTGAAACTGGTGGTCTTATTGATTCCACTGAATTACAATCTGAATCTAGTTGTCTGAAAGATTCAGCTGAAGTACAATCTGAATCTAGTTGTCTGGAAGATTCAACTGAGGCTCAGTCTGGATCTGGTGGTCTAAATGATTCTACTAAATCACAAACTCATCATGAATCTATTAAACAAGATAAATCATTCGTTGCAGAGAAGATGATCACTAGGAAaggaaaacaaaaacatgaaaaagaaaaatctacaatttcTTCTTTGGATGGTGAAAAGAAATCTCAAACTTTTAAAGAAGCTTCAAACTTGATGGATGAAAAGAAAGACATTTCAAATGGGAAGCCAACAAAGCAAGCTAAAAAGATACCAAAAACAACCACGTCAGAAGCAACATTGACAAAGCAAAAACAAGctcaaaataaaaatgtcatgACAATTCCTGCAGAGAAACCAGTAGATACCCCTACAAAACCAACTTGCACTGTGTGTAAAGCTACATTTTCTAGGATTCACAGTTTGAAAGGTCACATGCTCATTATACACCAATTGGAAGTTAGTATGGATGAGTTACAGAGGAATGCAGCAAAGACAACCATTGAGCAGAAAAAGGAAATTATGTCACCTACTAGTACTAAGAAGAAACAAGCTCAGAACTCTGCTTCTAAAAGTAAATCTgctaaagaaattaaaataacttCTGACAAAAATGTAAAGTCTTTGTCTGTAAAGGAGACCGCAGAGACGTTATCAGAGAGTTATGTATCTTCTCAAGGTCAAATGATTGTGCAATGTGGCAGCATAGAGCAAGATGTAGAAATTATAAGACTTTGTGAAAAGGAGAAGCAGGTTAAAGGTAAACTTAAAATTAAAAGTGAGCCTCTATCTGATGAGGAACAAGATGATGCTGAAGTCCACAAAGTTAAACGAAGAAAACTTTTTACTAGAGACGAAGTGGATgacaataaaagaattaaacTTGAAAACAGTGATCAAGAATCTACAGAACAGGATATAGTTGCACAAGCTACAATAGATTTGATCAATAGTCTCAGCAGTGGTACCAGTAGCAAGGAAGGAGCAAGCCTAGAGAATTCTTTGATACAGTCAGATGATAGCATCATAGTTTTGGAGGAGAATCATGATGAAAATGTTCCTTCACCGAataaaggaaagaaaaataaaaagccTGAAAAGAAACAGGAAGATGTCTATTGTGCACTCTGtgataaaatctttcaaaaagctTTTAATCTTACCATTCACAATATACGATTTCATCctagtatcataatgaaacaatTTGGTGTTGACATGGTAACAGAGGTGAAACAAGAGCAATTTTTTGATGATGAGGATGATATTGGGCTTATTGATGATCAGATTGAGGAAGATGACGACCAACATGAAAATCTGAATGATTCCACACAAGAGAATGAAGAAATGGATAACAGTGATTCCGTTGTAGATCCTATGGATagattgaatgaaatcaaacaaaatgaacAGATTAAAAAGTATATAACTATAACTGAGCAGGAAAACAATACTTTACTTCTAAATTGTAATAATTGTCAATTTTCTTGTGAGGAATTTCATCAGGTTCTTGTTCACATTGCTAGAATCCATCCAGAGTTATCTGCCAATTTAGATCTAATGATGAGTTGCTTCTATGGTATTAagacatttaataaaaaatgtgaTGAATGTCCATTGATATTTAAATCTGTATCTAGATTATGGAATCATATTGTACAAGAACATCCTGAGAGTGTAGAAAATTGTAGTAAGAAAAAACGTTTGCgtcatttaataaacaaatataaaagtaagaaaTCATTCGTTAAATGTGACATTTGTGGTGAACATTTACGTAGCATGAGGGCTCTGGACAATCACATGTCATTGCATCCTGAAGCAGGACGGAGATATCAATGTCCACAGTGTTCTCAATCATTCAGCACAAAACCAAATATGACTCGCCATTTTAAACAGATTCATTTAGAGGAGAAAAAGTTTCAATGTGACATATGTGGAAGATCTTTCTCGCAGAAGGAGACTTTAAGATACCATCGTCAAACTCACGAGGAGGAAAAAGACAAGCCCAGGCGGTTTGAGTGCCACATTTGTAATAAAAAACTAAGGAAAAAGGAATCATTACAAATTCATCTTCGCCAACATGAAGGCATTAAACCATATATTTGTGAATATTGTGGAATGGCTTTTACCCAGAATGGAAACAGAAATAAACATGTTCAACTCATTCATAATGAAGATAGAAGCTTAGAATGTACTAAATGTGGTAAAAGTTTTAAACTTCAGGAACATTTGAAACGTCACATGAAAATGCATCTCATCAGGGAGGGTGAGATACCAGCTGATAAAACCTACCTCTGTGAATATGCAGGATGTGGTGCTCGTTACACAACATCTACACAGTTAAAAGTTCATACAATGTCAAAACATACAAACGAAAGACCTTGGACGTGCTCCAACTGTAATAAAGGTTTCACAACTAGAGACAAGTTATTGAGGCATGAACAGACACATGTGGAAGGATTATATGACTGTGAAATATGTCATAAAAAGCTGCCAAGTAAGGAAAGTTTAGCCATACATACCAAATACCATGAAATTGGACATGAAAGTGATCACTTTGAAGTTTCTGTTCATGATTTTGAAACTGTTATCATTCCCCAAGAGAATGGAGCACCAATCAAAGTACAGCTAGCTCACTCTGAGCCAATCACAACAGATATTGCTAATGTAGGAGGAGTCAGTTCAGAGGATACTACATACTACCTCCAGACCTCAAAGTCAGATGAGGTTGAGGAGGACACGATACAAGATGATAATACTATATTAGTAGATCCAAGTGTATTAGAGTCTGTGCTAGGGGCTACCTCAGATGAACAAACTGTTTATTATTATGTTACTGGTAACTAG